The segment ataaggaTGCTCCATTCAAAAAGATGTAGAACTAGAagtagatatagtccttggttcattctagacctgtctgcccttgaccaacaCAAACATcatgtggcattctgcattagaaTCGAATAACCCCCGTGGTATGCAACTtctcagggaagttaggaaccaatatacacaggcagttaggaaagctaaggctagctttttcaaacaaaacTTTGCATCttgtagtacaaactcaaaaaagttctgggacactgttaagtccatggagaataagagcacctcctaccagctgctcactgcactgaggctaggaaacactgtcactaccaatAAATCCacaatttcaataagcatttttctacagctggccatgctctccacctggctacccctaccccgggcaACTGCCCTGCGCTCCCCACAGTAACtcgcccaaacctcccccacttctccttcacccaaatctagacaatctggaccctctgtttctaaaattatctgccgaaattattgcaacctctattactagcctgttcaacctctctttcgtatcgtctgagattcccatagattagaaagctgccgcggtcatccccctcttcaaagggggagacactctagacccaaactgctacagacctatatctattctaccctgcctttctaaggtctttgaaagccaagttaacaaacagattaccgaccatttcgaatctcaccgtaccttcttcgctatgtaatctggtttcagagctggtcatgggtgcacctcagccacgctcaaggtcctaaatatCATAAcggccatcgataagagacattactgtgtagCCGTATTCATCGATCTGGCTAAAGCTTTcgacttggtttctcaaatgattgcctctcttggttcaccaactacttctccgattatagttcagtatgtcaaatctgagggcctgttgtccggacctctggcagtctctatgggggtgccacagggttcaattctctgcTCTGTATACATCcatgatgtcgctctcgctgctggtgatcCTTTCatccacctctaagcagacgacaccattctctatacctctggcccttcgttggacacggcgttaactaacctccagacaagcttcaatacTATATAACACTCAtttcgtggcctccaactgctcttaaatgcaagtaaaactaaatgctcttcaaccgatcgctgcccgcacctgcctgcccgtccagcatcactactctggaccgttctgacttagaatatgtggacaactataaaatACCTAGGTGCCTgttggactgtaaactctccttccagattcactttaaacatctccaatccaaaattaaatctagaatcagcttcctatttcgcaaaatagcatccttcactcatgctgccaaacatacccttgtaaaactgaccatcctaccgatctttgagtttggtgatgtcatttacaaaatagcctccaacactctactcaacaaattggatgcagtctctGTTTTTGTCACCAATGCTCCATATACTACGCACCACTGCAGCcagtatgctctcgttggctggccctcacttcatactcgttgccaaacccactggctccaggtcatctacaagtctttgctaggtaaagccccgcctaatctcagctcactggtcacccccatagccaattcttcctttgccTGCctatccttccagttctctgctgccaattactggaacgaactgcaaaaatctctgaagctggagactctaacctccctcactagctttaagcaccagctgtcagagcagctcaccgatcactgcacctgtacatagctcatctgtaaatagcccatccaatctacatTATCCccatactttatttatttatgtatcttgctcctttgcaccccagtatctcaacttgcacaatGATCTTCTGCGCATCCTACCATTCCTGTGTTTAATTGTTATATTGTAATTAACTTTCTaacagcctatttattgccttacctctcttatcctacctcatttgcacatgctgtatatagatttttctactgtattattgattgtatgtatgtttattccatgtgtaactctgttgttgtatgtgtcaaactgctttgctttatcttggccaggttgcagttgcaacctacctggttaaataaaggtaaaataaaaaatatttgagcaattacattatcaaaatacttttagacttttactcaagtattattttactgggtgacttttacctTTACTTGAGTAattctctgttaaggtgtatTTACTTTTACATctcaaatatttttattttgaaaacattgtttgacttTTATGCTCTGGGGTTTTTCCCGTGATCTGGCTGTGTCGTGTAACTAAATATGGAATGGAAATATACCGAGTGTCCAAATACAATCGGATGAAATTCAATTATACGCTTTGATACATTCAGATTGTTTCTACATGGCTAGGTCCACATATTTATTTTTTCTCCACACAATGAAAATGAACTCACTCATTATCGTACCTTCTGTCTGTTTAATGGCCACCCGCAACAAATGTTATACATCAGAGAGATGACTAATATGTTTATTCAGCTGCAGATTATATTATTCAGTAGAGTAAAATGATACAGAAAATGTCCCCAACTCCAACCTATATCTCTAGCCAGACATTTACAGATTTACAAATATACATGTTGTAAATCAAGAACTTGTCACCTTACATCATTTGCATTAAATATTTACTCATTCAGTTTAACAAAATATTGTAACATTTCTTTGTACAAAAATAACTgcattatatatacacatttgaGTCATATTAAACCACTTAACGTGGGAATCTAATTAGCATAAATACAAACTCCCCATAAAattctgtcagtttaagctagagatctgtttttgctttagatgcgtctcaatccaccgcatccgtcTATGTTACACTTCCGcttctgcggtgaaaggtgacagagctagagcggtgtttgtcagaccatgacaCATCTCACAAAATTGTCTAGCGTCCGAATGGTTTGGGCTACAAACTATAATCGttccctctatggaaagatgggTCTCTCATGAACACTATGGTGTtctgttttgctctacgacccccacaagcatCAGAAGTTGATACAGCCAATCTGCCAACCTCCGTCTGTAGCTTTCGAACAGTTTGACCCATCTGtgtaaaggtgagactctcacgaacacataCATATGGGTTGTTTTTGTAGGATttccacaggcctcacaagacttgtCTGAATGTCCCCCGGTACCAGTCGAAAACATGTATGGAAGTTTGTTcttaagtgtctgtcctatacctTTAACATATAAGAAAAATCTGGAAacatttttacatgtatttaacgctatatttttggcactaaacatACTCCATCCTTATATGTTAAAGGTATatgtttagtgccaaaaatatagcgttaaatacatgtaaaaatgtTTCCAGATTTTTCTTGTATGTTAAAGGTATAGGACAAACTTCCTTTATGTTTCTTTGGTGGGGGACTatctgttccatgtagtgaatcaatgtgtttgtatgggctaatagcagtaaggccagtGCTTTCTTCTTCATCAAATcatttttatatttaaaaaaatcgaATTCGAAATCAAGTAACAAAATGTTCCATGGTATGACCTGCTTAAAGCAATTCCATATGGCTTAGTAAGTAGCCTCCCTCCCAGCTTAGACAGGGCATAGCAATATAAAACACATAATGGGATATGCACAGTGTAAATCATTTACACCATCTGTATAGGCATTACGTAAATAAAGAAACACATATGGAGTGATTTGAAGTTAATTAATTGGTCAATTTGATATGGACCCCATGTCAATATGCTCCCCTGCCTTAAATATAAGCGATAAGTGACCTTTGCCTTTAGGCTGAGTTTGCAGTTTTGATAGTTCAAGCTGAGCTCAAAATCAGCCTACTCAAAATCAGACTGCTCCATATTAATTACATCTTAttaagccttgttcacactggtTTGAAGTGACAAAAAAAAATGCATATCTGATtttaatatattatttttttctgCAGTCTGAACAGACAAAAAGCACATCGAATTGAATATTTCAAGACCCAATTTGGACCATATTTGTAAATGATTTGACTTGTGTCTGAACAATCAACTCTGATTTATTTGCCTTCTAGTATTTTTTTACTGTTATTTGGCGTATCGTGTTGTTTGCAGGCTTCTCAGTTGACAGTTTGACAACAACATGTGGTAGCTATctagcttgttaattgtttacaaacacaTTGGTGATTTGTGCTAGCAAGCTAAACAGCTACCTAGCAAGCTTGTTGACTGCTTTGGCTAGCCAAAAATGACTAGTTCTGAAAGTTGGATCACCTTATCCTTTGACACTTTAAAAGTGTTCTTACGctatgattttgaacattcaaagcaactgggagACTTCCATGGCAGGCATTGTTGTCAGTCACCTTAACTTAATACCAGTACACAACAACTGGACACACACCCGCAATTACAATGACAACTTGAGTAACAATGTAAGCAATGTGATGCAGTGTGAACAAAGTTTTAGACGGTCTAGCACCCAAACAATGGTTACAGCCTGATAATTCTTTGCTCACTATCGCAAAACAAAATTCTCAGTTTCTTACACAAATGTAACACCTCAAATCAAACCCTAGATGCAGAAATCAACTAGGTGCAATCACCTTCAATAGCTTCCTCAACTTCTTTCTGGTTTAATAAAGAACTACCACAATCTCTTCCTACTGGTGTTGATGTTTAGGTGTTGCTGCTACTGTTGTCGGTGGCGGTTTTGGAGAAAGGAGCAGGGGTAGAAAGGTAGCCCTTGAACAGACTCATCACCCTCTGCTTGTACGTCTTAATGGCAAAGAAGTAGATGACAGGGTCCAGACAACAGTTAAGGTTCATCATGGAGACAGTCACCTGCAGGGACACAATGcctttttaataaaaaaatgttGTTGAGGATTTCAATGTATCACAAAGAAAACTCACAGTTCCCTAAACAGTCAGATATACTAactgacagccagacagacacacaaacacacacacacacaacaggatgCATCTCGGGCATAAATGTAAATCTACCATGTTTTATAGAAAGACAGACCCACCAACAGTCTCCCCaaccgacagacagacaaacaaacagaccAACGAACAGACGAACAACTGACATACAGACATTCACTTTAGCAGGTCCTACCTGTAGGGAAGCCTTGAATGCCCGCATCTCGTCACACTTGGGCTGGCCCAGCATCTTCCTCAGCATGAACTGCATGATGTTGAGGTGGTAGGGGCTGAAGCACAGGACGAaggtgaggaggatgaggaggatgatatTGTTGGCTCTTTGGCTACGACCCAAGCGGCCTGTCAGTGGGTTCTGTTTGGCCGTGCGACTCAGTTTGAGATTGATCCGGGTGTAACACACAATGATGACCAGTAGGGGGAGACAGAAGGAAACCGTACAGGCCAGGAAGAGAAGATAAGGGGTGGAGCGAGCACCCTCAAAGGTGAAGTACTCCATGCAGGTTCGTCGGCCTCTGTGGTCATGGAGCATGGTATGGAAGAGCAGGGGGGTGGTTTCCAGACACACCAGTAGCCAGACGAGGCAGCAGACCGTTCGCACCACTTTGACACTCCGCAGGTACTGTAGCCGGTGGGGGTGGACCATGGCCAGGTACCGGTCTAGACTGATACATGTCATGAAGGCAATTcctggtggaagagagggagacgggaTATTGAATGGGTGGATGAATAAACAGAAGACACTAACCAGcagacaggcaagcagacagaGAAAAAAATGGACAgactgacacatacacacacacatgcaaaaacTAGGgcataaatgtaaatgttttatatAAACCTGTGAGAAAAAGTTATTTTTGACTATAACAACAACCCACTGCGGAATGCTGCAGCTCTTACACAGTTTTCCccatacaatacacacacacaccttaccggAGTATGTGTTTGAAAAGAACAACATAGTAGCCAGCCTGCAGAGCAAATCCCCAAATGGCCAGTCAAACTGTCTGATGTAGTAAGTGACTCTCCCTGGCAGTGCCAATGTGAACAATGCATCAGACACAGCCAAGTTGACCAGGTAAAGAGACGTTGAGTTGAACTTCTGCTTCTTCTGACAGGTCACATACAGGACAAGGCAGTTGCCACAGACACTGATGAGGAACACCAGAGAGTAAAAGATTGGGAAGATGATCAAGGCAGTTCTCTGGTAGACAAAGACGTCACACATCTGGTTGGTGTCAGAGGTGTTTAAATCCACCGGGTCCACAGAGAAGTTGGTAGACATTTCTCCTGTTGAGAAAAAAATATGTTTGAGAAAAAAAGTTGTGGATGAACCCTGATGAATAACCCAAAAAGTTGGTTGAGATCCATTGAATACTTTATGGAGAACACAATAATCTAGTGTGCTGGAGTTTAAACTGTAACAGCTAATTACATTCAAAAAACCTATTTGTCCAAAAGGgacacaaataaataaatactgagCTAACACATATATTAAAAATACATATATTAATTTCTACAACTAGAGTTAATCAATACTGAATTAATAGACCATTTTGCTTTGAATATAAATGATTGCATATCTATAATGACAAATATGCAAAAAGACTTCAGCGTTTCACCTGCTATCCAAGACAGTCTGTTAACTCTGGTGTTTGAAAGTAAAGTGACTTGGAGAACTGTTTGAAACACT is part of the Oncorhynchus gorbuscha isolate QuinsamMale2020 ecotype Even-year linkage group LG09, OgorEven_v1.0, whole genome shotgun sequence genome and harbors:
- the si:ch211-184m13.4 gene encoding G-protein coupled receptor 183 encodes the protein MSTNFSVDPVDLNTSDTNQMCDVFVYQRTALIIFPIFYSLVFLISVCGNCLVLYVTCQKKQKFNSTSLYLVNLAVSDALFTLALPGRVTYYIRQFDWPFGDLLCRLATMLFFSNTYSGIAFMTCISLDRYLAMVHPHRLQYLRSVKVVRTVCCLVWLLVCLETTPLLFHTMLHDHRGRRTCMEYFTFEGARSTPYLLFLACTVSFCLPLLVIIVCYTRINLKLSRTAKQNPLTGRLGRSQRANNIILLILLTFVLCFSPYHLNIMQFMLRKMLGQPKCDEMRAFKASLQVTVSMMNLNCCLDPVIYFFAIKTYKQRVMSLFKGYLSTPAPFSKTATDNSSSNT